In Prevotella sp. oral taxon 475, one DNA window encodes the following:
- a CDS encoding TonB-dependent receptor — translation MKQVKITMPLRILTLLCGLILSISALAQQIVVKGHVKDATGEPVVGATVRAAGQTGGVVTDIDGNFSINAQAGALLTVSYIGYSDTKVTASPQMVITLKDEAAKSLTEVVVIGYGAVKKSDLTGSVTALKPDSKNKGLVINPQDMIAGKVAGVNITTDGGAPGSGANIRIRGGSSLNASNNPLIVIDGIPMDNNGVQGLSNPLSMVNPQDIESFNVLKDASATAIYGSRGSNGVIIITTKKGRKGMAPQVSYNGSFTVSHKNKSLKLISGDEYRELILNKYGAGSDAAKALGTSNTDWQKEISRTAASHDHNVAVQGAVKNLPYRLSLGYTDQKGVIKTSDFKRYTAALNLNPSFFDNHLTLNLNAKGMYAETCYPNYGAISDAFRFDPTQSIYDNSAEAKKHYAGYFQWKTTGGITDIDTNYDTTSNNLAPANPVAALNLHHEKAYSRAFVGSADIDYKLHGFEDLRLHLTLGADVSKGKQNKMVENTAPEAFYYGSYGAEEKLKRNLSLSMYAQYFKDFNEKHHFDVMAGYEWQHFWHNEYKDYWGYYQSGSAKAGQETEHKPKYIETENFLVSFFGRANYTLLNRYYFTATVRDDGSSRFKEHWAWFPSFAFAWKAKEESMFKNVGWLSDLKLRLGWGNTGQQEGIDDYTYFTIYNMNTGTQSFYPLLENGRLYAPLGYNPNLKWETTTTYNVGLDWGILNQKLTGSIDWYYRKTTNLINKAYVAAGTNFDNKVNQNIGSLRNTGLEATLSWKVIQAKDWFWTLDYNITYNHNKITALTGVDGERIETGSSIHSGTDRKILAYAVGQPSSAFLVYQQAYDANGKPIEGAVVDRNGDGSITDADRYFYKQAAAPVTMGLASRLEYKNWDLGASFRASIGNYIYNDVEASRIDMSQLWQDSFLEQRTQSAKNLNWQSTKWAQSDYFVHNASFLKCDNITLGYSFNQLFKTGNWHGLSGRLYGTVSNVFTITKYKGLDPEVFSGIDYQLYPRPISLIMGLSLNF, via the coding sequence ATGAAGCAGGTAAAGATTACGATGCCTCTGAGGATACTCACGCTGCTGTGCGGGCTTATCCTTTCCATCAGTGCCTTGGCACAACAGATCGTTGTGAAAGGTCATGTCAAAGATGCTACCGGCGAACCTGTTGTCGGTGCCACCGTAAGAGCTGCCGGCCAAACGGGCGGAGTGGTGACAGACATCGACGGAAACTTCAGCATCAACGCGCAAGCGGGTGCTCTTCTCACCGTTTCTTATATAGGCTATAGCGACACGAAAGTAACGGCCAGTCCGCAAATGGTGATTACACTGAAAGACGAAGCAGCCAAATCGCTCACCGAGGTGGTGGTCATTGGTTACGGTGCAGTGAAGAAGAGCGACCTGACGGGGTCGGTAACGGCTCTCAAACCCGACTCGAAGAACAAGGGTCTGGTGATCAATCCGCAGGATATGATTGCCGGTAAGGTGGCCGGTGTCAACATCACGACCGACGGCGGAGCACCCGGTTCGGGGGCAAACATCCGTATTCGCGGCGGATCTTCTCTCAATGCATCGAACAATCCGCTCATTGTCATCGACGGAATACCGATGGACAACAACGGCGTTCAAGGACTTTCCAATCCGCTTTCGATGGTGAACCCACAAGACATCGAGTCGTTCAACGTGCTGAAAGATGCCTCGGCCACAGCCATTTACGGTTCGCGCGGTTCCAATGGCGTTATCATTATCACCACAAAGAAGGGCCGTAAGGGCATGGCTCCGCAGGTGAGCTACAACGGAAGCTTCACGGTGAGCCACAAAAACAAGTCGTTGAAACTGATAAGCGGCGACGAATATCGTGAGTTGATCCTCAATAAATACGGTGCTGGCAGTGATGCGGCCAAGGCTTTGGGAACTTCTAACACCGATTGGCAGAAAGAAATCTCTCGCACCGCTGCCAGTCACGACCACAATGTGGCTGTGCAGGGAGCTGTGAAGAACCTTCCCTATCGCCTGTCGCTGGGATATACCGACCAAAAGGGTGTCATCAAAACCTCCGATTTCAAGCGTTACACGGCTGCTTTGAACCTCAATCCTTCGTTCTTCGACAATCATCTCACGCTCAACCTCAATGCCAAGGGGATGTATGCCGAGACCTGTTATCCTAACTACGGTGCTATCAGCGATGCTTTTCGCTTCGACCCCACGCAGAGTATCTACGACAATTCGGCCGAAGCAAAGAAACATTATGCCGGATATTTTCAGTGGAAGACCACCGGTGGTATAACCGACATCGACACCAACTATGATACCACTTCCAATAACCTGGCTCCTGCCAATCCCGTTGCTGCACTGAACCTTCATCATGAGAAGGCTTACAGCCGCGCCTTTGTGGGAAGTGCCGATATCGACTATAAGCTGCACGGCTTCGAAGACTTACGCCTGCACCTCACATTGGGTGCCGATGTGTCGAAAGGTAAACAGAATAAGATGGTGGAAAACACCGCTCCCGAGGCGTTCTACTATGGTAGCTACGGCGCAGAAGAGAAACTCAAGCGCAATCTTTCGCTCAGTATGTATGCCCAGTATTTCAAAGATTTCAACGAAAAACATCACTTCGACGTGATGGCCGGCTATGAATGGCAACACTTCTGGCACAACGAATACAAAGATTATTGGGGCTATTACCAAAGCGGAAGTGCCAAAGCAGGACAGGAAACCGAACATAAACCGAAATATATAGAAACCGAAAACTTCTTGGTTTCTTTCTTCGGACGCGCCAACTATACCTTGCTCAACCGCTATTACTTCACGGCCACAGTGCGCGACGATGGCTCTTCGCGCTTCAAAGAGCACTGGGCATGGTTCCCCTCTTTCGCTTTCGCATGGAAAGCCAAAGAAGAGAGCATGTTCAAAAACGTCGGCTGGCTCTCAGACCTTAAACTTCGCCTCGGATGGGGTAACACCGGACAGCAGGAAGGCATAGACGATTACACCTACTTCACTATCTATAACATGAATACAGGCACGCAATCGTTCTATCCGCTCTTGGAAAACGGTCGACTCTATGCTCCTCTTGGCTACAATCCTAACCTGAAATGGGAAACCACCACAACCTATAACGTGGGTCTGGACTGGGGTATTCTGAACCAAAAACTCACCGGAAGCATTGATTGGTACTATCGTAAGACCACCAATCTCATCAATAAAGCATACGTTGCAGCAGGAACGAACTTCGATAACAAGGTGAATCAGAACATCGGCTCTTTGAGAAACACCGGCCTTGAAGCTACGCTGAGCTGGAAAGTCATACAAGCCAAAGACTGGTTCTGGACGTTGGACTATAATATTACCTATAATCACAACAAGATTACAGCCCTGACGGGTGTCGATGGCGAACGAATCGAGACGGGAAGTTCGATACACAGCGGTACCGACCGTAAGATTTTGGCCTACGCCGTAGGGCAACCCTCGAGCGCATTCCTGGTCTATCAGCAAGCTTACGACGCTAATGGCAAACCTATTGAAGGAGCCGTGGTAGACCGAAACGGCGACGGAAGCATCACCGATGCCGACCGTTACTTCTACAAACAAGCTGCAGCACCCGTCACAATGGGCTTGGCTTCGCGCTTAGAGTATAAGAATTGGGACCTCGGAGCCAGCTTCCGGGCCAGCATCGGCAACTATATCTATAACGATGTAGAGGCCAGTCGCATCGACATGAGTCAGCTTTGGCAAGATAGTTTCTTGGAGCAACGCACTCAGTCGGCCAAGAATCTCAACTGGCAAAGCACTAAATGGGCGCAAAGCGACTACTTCGTGCACAACGCTTCTTTCCTGAAGTGCGACAATATCACACTGGGTTACAGCTTTAATCAACTCTTCAAAACTGGCAACTGGCACGGATTGAGCGGCCGTCTTTATGGAACCGTCTCTAATGTCTTTACCATCACCAAGTATAAAGGGCTCGACCCCGAGGTGTTCAGCGGCATCGACTATCAGCTTTACCCGCGTCCCATCTCCCTTATCATGGGTCTGAGTCTGAATTTCTAA
- a CDS encoding RagB/SusD family nutrient uptake outer membrane protein yields MKRYIKNILPAAALLLSAGLTSCVGDLDVTPIDPTKNTTLDPIALFNMCYANFAVEGVDGPGSTNVAAKDPGTTGLVREYFNINELTTDEAICSWADDGVATMNTNEYDAGNTFIAIYYNRLYSGISVCNQYLSAASDIDATRTAEVRFIRALEFYLAMDAFGNIPLPTTITTDKPMQKKRAEVYAWLESELLEIEPLLSAPAPKTAADTGYGRVDKAAAWMLLSRLYLNAEVYTGTPQWAKAALYAKKVIDSSYQLYTTSSAGYSAYRKLFMGDNGQNGAAVEAIFPILQQGNRTAAYGCTTFLTASTHSSDMNSNGTNGTWGGNRARKDLVQKFFPNNDAPSGETSAVLTAAGDDRALFWSKGRTLEIGSVDDVKTFKKGFSVTKFTNIKSDGSDATDTGFSDADFFFFRKAEAYLTYAEATARQNGGNATTEGIAYINLLRSRAHATTKTSYTLRDILDERSREFYFEGLRRTDLIRYGYFGGDNTYLWSWKGGVVAGRSFKATRNIFPLPESDLSVNGNLSQNPGY; encoded by the coding sequence ATGAAAAGGTATATCAAAAACATACTTCCTGCGGCCGCTTTGCTGCTATCGGCAGGCTTGACATCATGCGTCGGCGACTTAGACGTTACGCCTATTGACCCCACTAAGAACACAACGCTGGATCCCATAGCACTTTTCAACATGTGTTATGCCAACTTCGCTGTCGAGGGAGTTGACGGACCAGGTAGCACAAACGTAGCAGCCAAGGATCCAGGAACCACTGGACTCGTGCGAGAATACTTCAATATCAACGAGCTTACTACCGATGAAGCCATCTGTTCCTGGGCGGATGATGGCGTTGCAACGATGAATACGAACGAATATGATGCCGGTAACACTTTCATCGCCATCTATTACAATCGTCTTTACTCGGGAATCTCGGTTTGTAATCAGTATCTCAGTGCCGCATCTGATATAGATGCCACCCGGACGGCTGAGGTTCGGTTCATCCGAGCCTTAGAGTTCTACCTGGCAATGGATGCTTTTGGCAACATTCCTCTGCCTACAACCATCACCACCGACAAGCCGATGCAGAAGAAAAGAGCAGAGGTTTACGCCTGGTTGGAGAGCGAACTCTTAGAGATTGAACCGCTTCTGTCTGCTCCCGCGCCCAAGACAGCCGCCGATACAGGCTACGGACGCGTAGACAAAGCTGCTGCCTGGATGTTGCTTTCGCGTCTTTACCTCAACGCAGAGGTATATACCGGAACGCCACAATGGGCAAAGGCGGCCCTGTATGCCAAGAAAGTGATCGACTCTTCCTACCAACTCTACACCACATCTTCTGCCGGTTACAGTGCTTATCGTAAGCTCTTTATGGGCGACAACGGACAGAACGGTGCAGCAGTAGAAGCTATTTTCCCCATCTTACAGCAGGGAAACCGGACGGCAGCTTACGGTTGCACCACCTTTCTCACAGCTTCCACCCACTCTTCGGACATGAATTCCAACGGAACCAACGGCACTTGGGGCGGCAACAGAGCCAGAAAAGATCTGGTTCAGAAGTTTTTCCCCAACAACGATGCTCCCTCCGGCGAGACATCGGCTGTGTTGACGGCGGCCGGAGACGACCGAGCTCTCTTCTGGAGCAAAGGGCGCACGTTGGAAATCGGTTCTGTTGACGATGTGAAGACTTTCAAAAAAGGATTCTCCGTGACCAAGTTCACGAACATAAAGAGTGATGGTTCTGATGCAACGGATACCGGATTCTCCGATGCCGACTTCTTTTTCTTCCGCAAAGCAGAAGCTTATCTCACCTATGCTGAGGCCACTGCAAGGCAGAACGGCGGCAACGCTACCACCGAAGGCATTGCTTACATCAACTTGTTGAGAAGTCGTGCTCATGCAACAACCAAAACCAGCTATACGCTTAGAGACATCTTGGACGAGCGGAGCCGAGAGTTCTACTTCGAAGGACTGCGTCGAACCGACCTGATTCGTTACGGATACTTCGGCGGAGACAACACTTATCTTTGGTCTTGGAAAGGAGGCGTAGTGGCAGGCCGCAGCTTCAAAGCCACACGAAACATCTTCCCGCTGCCTGAAAGCGATCTTTCCGTAAACGGAAACCTGAGTCAAAACCCGGGATATTAA
- a CDS encoding SusF/SusE family outer membrane protein, translated as MKTTIKTAWLLLSSIFLLAACSDDRDGNPVIQHPSTFVLDTPAYASSTVTLASTDSLAFSWVQPAFGYQAKVDYQLQISFTGNFTVSTDEAKADASGTTVANYTELPTVYSVTQAKLSAKAFAQTLQTFGNWTNVTIPANQTVYVRIKAAYANVDTLFSNTIKLEVVPYYVAEASTLFLTGSAYGWGGTWKELIPVNGTAKTNNPTFWTLLYLSAGEEFKLAPTKAWVNDFGYTGTTINDLAGAGVSDNGGNIKVSTAGWYLLKVVNGATRSVDFLAPKVYLFGATANDTWSAGTANLFTTPTTPNGEFVSPAFSTSGAVRMCVVLDGFDWWKSEFVLSKEGKIVYRGDGGDMAAVNVTAGEKAYLKFADSTGEYK; from the coding sequence ATGAAAACGACAATAAAAACAGCCTGGCTGCTGCTGAGCAGCATCTTTTTGCTGGCAGCCTGTTCGGACGATAGAGACGGAAACCCCGTCATCCAGCACCCCAGCACCTTCGTTTTAGACACGCCCGCCTACGCATCGTCTACCGTGACACTGGCTTCGACCGACTCATTGGCCTTTAGCTGGGTACAACCGGCCTTCGGCTATCAAGCCAAAGTAGACTATCAGTTGCAGATTTCTTTCACCGGCAATTTCACCGTCTCGACAGACGAAGCCAAAGCTGATGCCAGTGGCACCACCGTAGCCAACTATACCGAGTTGCCCACCGTCTATTCTGTCACCCAGGCAAAGCTCTCTGCCAAAGCATTTGCCCAGACTTTGCAGACATTCGGCAACTGGACCAACGTCACCATCCCCGCCAATCAGACGGTATATGTGCGCATCAAGGCAGCCTATGCCAATGTCGACACACTGTTCTCCAACACCATCAAACTGGAAGTGGTGCCTTATTACGTGGCAGAGGCCTCTACTCTCTTCCTCACAGGCAGTGCTTACGGTTGGGGCGGCACCTGGAAAGAACTCATTCCCGTCAATGGCACCGCCAAAACGAACAATCCCACCTTCTGGACGCTTCTCTATCTAAGTGCAGGCGAGGAGTTCAAACTGGCTCCCACCAAAGCTTGGGTCAACGATTTCGGTTACACCGGTACTACCATCAACGACCTTGCCGGGGCCGGAGTGAGCGATAATGGCGGCAACATCAAAGTGTCCACCGCCGGATGGTATCTTTTAAAAGTGGTGAACGGAGCCACTCGGAGCGTCGATTTCCTGGCTCCCAAGGTATATCTCTTCGGAGCTACAGCCAATGACACCTGGTCTGCCGGCACGGCCAACCTCTTCACAACACCCACAACACCCAATGGCGAGTTTGTATCGCCGGCCTTCAGTACCTCGGGTGCCGTGCGTATGTGTGTGGTTCTCGATGGATTCGACTGGTGGAAGAGCGAGTTTGTGCTCTCCAAAGAGGGCAAAATCGTCTATCGGGGCGATGGCGGCGACATGGCAGCCGTCAATGTTACGGCCGGCGAGAAGGCTTATCTGAAATTCGCCGACAGCACGGGCGAGTATAAATAA
- a CDS encoding LacI family DNA-binding transcriptional regulator: protein MEEFAPITMKDIARELNVSVATVSRALKGSTRISQQQRERIQAYAREHNFYPNLIAESLRNSRLRPLKIIGVIVPELTHFYFSSVLAGIEEAADTRGYHIMVAHSNEQYEREVHICQSFFENKVCGIIVSQAKDTITYDHFQRLIERGVPLVFYDRVCTGVNASRVVVDDYMGAYTAVSHLVETGCRRVAFYSSPMKMEISKNRYNGYCDALLKHGLKVDPSLVFQCDNREEAERITPDILRRDDRPDAFFAVNDDTAIGILYTAKHGGLRIPEEVSVCGFTNGQRAIACDPALTTVEQRGYKVGEEAADILIRHVEGQIERGKVERRVVRTRLVVRQTTRETCPSAEEEKKKEERK, encoded by the coding sequence ATGGAAGAATTTGCGCCCATCACGATGAAGGATATTGCGAGAGAGCTGAACGTCTCTGTGGCAACCGTATCGCGCGCGCTGAAAGGTAGCACTCGCATCAGTCAGCAACAGCGAGAGCGGATTCAGGCTTACGCCCGCGAACACAACTTCTACCCCAACCTCATTGCCGAGAGTCTACGCAACAGCAGGCTCCGTCCGTTGAAGATTATCGGTGTGATTGTGCCCGAACTCACGCACTTTTACTTCTCGTCGGTGCTGGCCGGCATCGAAGAAGCAGCCGATACGCGCGGCTATCACATCATGGTGGCACACAGCAACGAGCAATATGAGCGCGAGGTGCATATCTGCCAGTCGTTTTTCGAGAACAAAGTGTGCGGCATCATCGTTTCGCAGGCTAAGGATACGATCACTTACGACCACTTTCAACGGCTGATCGAGCGCGGCGTACCCCTGGTTTTCTATGACAGAGTGTGCACAGGTGTCAACGCAAGCAGGGTGGTGGTGGACGATTACATGGGGGCCTACACGGCCGTGAGCCATCTCGTGGAGACGGGATGCAGGCGGGTGGCGTTCTATAGTTCGCCCATGAAAATGGAAATATCCAAGAATCGGTATAACGGTTACTGCGATGCACTGTTGAAACACGGTCTGAAGGTAGACCCTTCGTTGGTGTTCCAGTGTGACAATCGGGAGGAGGCCGAACGCATCACCCCCGACATCCTGCGCCGCGACGACCGTCCCGATGCTTTTTTTGCCGTGAACGACGATACGGCCATCGGCATTCTCTACACAGCTAAGCATGGCGGACTGCGCATTCCCGAAGAGGTGAGCGTGTGCGGATTTACCAACGGACAGCGCGCCATTGCCTGCGACCCGGCCCTTACCACGGTAGAACAGCGAGGATATAAGGTGGGCGAGGAGGCAGCCGACATCCTGATTCGCCATGTCGAGGGACAGATTGAACGGGGAAAGGTGGAACGACGGGTGGTGAGAACCCGACTCGTGGTGCGGCAAACCACTCGAGAGACATGCCCTTCAGCCGAAGAAGAAAAGAAAAAGGAAGAACGAAAATAG
- a CDS encoding MFS transporter, with product MNKELKKKPDLSFWKLWNLSFGFFGVQIAYALQSANISRIFATLGADPHSLSYFWILPPLMGILVQPIVGTLSDKTWTRFGRRIPYLFVGASMAVLVMCLLPNAGSLGMAVSTAMIFGLTALMFLDTSINMAMQPFKMLVGDMVNEKQKALAYSIQSFLCNAGSVVGFVFPFFFTYIGISNIAAAGIVPDSVIWSFYVGAAILILCVVYTSLKVKEWNPAEYARYNSLEKPLDEEKTSVLQLLKKAPRTFWTVGLVQFFCWAAFMYMWTYTTGSVADTCWGVNMQLTTATSTPEYQEAGNWVGILFAVQAIGSVVWAVVLPQIRSRKMAYSLSLLLGAVGFAWVPFVHDPYVMFLPFILIGCAWAAMLAMPFTFVTNALEGKGHMGAYLGLFNGTICVPQIIAAAGGGVVLQLLGSVQSHMMMAAGVLLLVGAVCVLIINEQEK from the coding sequence ATGAATAAAGAATTGAAAAAGAAACCCGACTTAAGTTTTTGGAAACTGTGGAACCTGAGCTTCGGCTTTTTCGGGGTGCAGATTGCTTACGCGCTGCAAAGTGCAAACATATCGCGCATCTTCGCAACACTGGGTGCCGACCCGCACAGTCTGAGCTATTTCTGGATACTCCCTCCGTTGATGGGCATCTTAGTGCAGCCTATCGTGGGCACATTGAGCGACAAGACGTGGACCAGATTCGGCCGGCGCATCCCCTATCTCTTCGTGGGGGCCAGCATGGCCGTGCTGGTGATGTGCCTTTTGCCTAACGCCGGGTCGCTGGGAATGGCCGTCAGCACGGCCATGATCTTCGGTTTGACGGCCTTGATGTTCCTCGACACAAGCATCAACATGGCCATGCAACCCTTCAAAATGCTGGTGGGCGACATGGTGAACGAGAAACAAAAGGCACTGGCCTACTCTATTCAGAGTTTTCTTTGCAATGCCGGTTCGGTGGTAGGGTTCGTCTTCCCGTTCTTCTTCACCTATATCGGCATCAGCAATATCGCCGCGGCCGGCATCGTTCCAGACTCTGTCATCTGGTCGTTTTACGTGGGGGCAGCCATCCTTATCCTATGCGTAGTCTATACTTCGCTGAAAGTGAAGGAGTGGAACCCTGCCGAATATGCTCGATATAACAGTTTGGAGAAACCGCTCGACGAGGAAAAGACCAGCGTGTTGCAGCTACTGAAGAAGGCTCCGCGCACGTTTTGGACGGTGGGATTAGTGCAATTCTTCTGCTGGGCGGCCTTTATGTATATGTGGACTTACACCACAGGGTCGGTGGCCGACACCTGTTGGGGCGTGAATATGCAACTGACAACAGCCACCTCCACCCCCGAATACCAGGAAGCGGGCAACTGGGTGGGCATCCTTTTCGCTGTTCAGGCCATCGGAAGTGTGGTGTGGGCGGTGGTGCTTCCACAGATACGAAGCCGAAAGATGGCCTATTCGCTCAGTCTGTTACTCGGCGCAGTGGGGTTTGCTTGGGTGCCTTTCGTACACGACCCGTATGTGATGTTCCTGCCTTTCATCCTTATCGGTTGCGCTTGGGCTGCGATGTTGGCCATGCCTTTCACCTTTGTCACCAACGCTTTGGAAGGGAAAGGCCACATGGGGGCTTACCTCGGACTGTTCAACGGGACGATCTGCGTGCCTCAAATTATTGCTGCAGCCGGCGGAGGCGTGGTTCTCCAACTGCTGGGAAGCGTGCAAAGCCATATGATGATGGCAGCCGGCGTGCTGCTTCTCGTGGGTGCCGTGTGCGTGTTGATCATCAACGAGCAGGAAAAATAG
- a CDS encoding TonB-dependent receptor, whose translation MKKTMMLTVLLSGVAVVYAAHPQQEGMDTLRSVQLQTVQVISTRATKKMPVAFTNLSGEAIRQGNTGRDIPFLLSLTPSVVTTSDAGNGIGYTSMRVRGTDPIRINVTANGIPVNDAESSQVFWVNMGDFASSVGSIQIQRGVGTSTNGSGAFGATVNMQTQDIGNRPYAGVDFSGGSYYSHKETVRFGTGLLGGHWGIQGRLSNIGSKGYIDRASTRLNSYFLQAGYFGERTAVKFITFNGQERTYHAWDYASKYDQGVYGRTYNPSGRMENDALDQLQFYRNQTDNYHQQHYQLLWNQWVSNRWNFNLALHYTNGQGFYEQYKKKRKLAEYGLDQGGTKAKSSLVRQKWLKNDFYGFTTALNYDNARNISATLGGGWNKYDGDHIGYVTWVKKPVDDFMPNHVYYDNNTQKTDANLYAKATYELTKGLSAFADLQYRHVGLRMRGPADASSAKRRFSYDVDEKFNFFNPKFGVNAELSSAHRLYASYAIAHREPVRTNFEHNIDAQIEMPRAERLGDLEAGYEYRSKKFSAGANLYYMKYKDQLVPTGEMKLDKAVTRNFARSYRMGVELSATWKPVDWLDWEANATLSRNRVKDVTVNLTDGSVYTIAGESQLAFSPNAVFNNVLTFSKAGFIGRVMTHFVGEQNLTNTGFKTMQTKDANRQATSDVISLKQYATTDLALSYTFAPKTRSIEGVTLGLTLYNLFSSRYDSNGWATPQYRLDGTTLVAENTWGPRDSDAAGFAPSAPFHMMAHLRIEF comes from the coding sequence ATGAAAAAAACAATGATGTTAACTGTCCTGCTCTCTGGAGTGGCAGTGGTCTATGCAGCCCATCCGCAACAAGAAGGGATGGACACGCTGCGCAGTGTTCAATTGCAGACGGTGCAGGTGATCTCTACCCGCGCCACGAAAAAGATGCCAGTGGCTTTCACCAATCTAAGCGGAGAAGCTATTCGACAGGGAAACACCGGGCGAGACATTCCGTTTCTGCTCTCGCTCACTCCGTCGGTGGTGACGACAAGCGACGCCGGAAACGGTATCGGTTACACCTCGATGCGCGTAAGAGGAACAGACCCGATCCGAATCAATGTAACGGCCAACGGAATCCCGGTGAACGACGCCGAAAGTAGTCAGGTGTTTTGGGTGAATATGGGCGATTTTGCCTCGAGTGTGGGCAGTATTCAGATTCAACGCGGCGTGGGAACATCTACCAATGGATCGGGAGCGTTTGGTGCGACGGTGAATATGCAAACCCAAGACATCGGCAACCGACCTTATGCAGGGGTCGACTTCTCGGGCGGTTCTTACTATTCGCACAAAGAAACGGTGCGTTTCGGAACAGGTCTTTTGGGCGGACATTGGGGCATTCAAGGCCGACTGTCGAACATTGGCTCGAAAGGATACATCGATCGGGCCTCCACACGGCTCAATTCCTATTTCTTACAGGCGGGATACTTTGGAGAACGCACGGCCGTGAAGTTCATTACGTTCAACGGACAGGAACGAACCTACCACGCTTGGGACTATGCCTCGAAGTATGATCAGGGCGTTTACGGTCGAACCTACAACCCCAGCGGACGAATGGAGAACGATGCCCTGGATCAATTGCAGTTCTATCGCAACCAGACCGACAACTATCACCAGCAACACTACCAATTGTTGTGGAATCAATGGGTGTCGAACCGATGGAATTTCAACCTCGCACTACATTACACCAACGGGCAGGGATTTTACGAACAATATAAGAAAAAACGCAAGTTGGCCGAATACGGACTTGACCAGGGAGGCACAAAGGCGAAGAGTTCGTTGGTGCGGCAGAAGTGGTTGAAGAACGATTTCTACGGTTTTACTACTGCCCTGAACTACGATAACGCCCGGAATATCTCGGCTACACTCGGCGGCGGCTGGAACAAATACGACGGCGACCACATCGGTTACGTCACTTGGGTGAAGAAACCCGTAGACGACTTCATGCCCAATCACGTCTACTACGACAACAACACTCAGAAGACCGACGCCAACCTCTACGCCAAGGCTACCTACGAGTTGACCAAAGGACTGAGTGCCTTTGCCGACCTGCAATACCGACACGTGGGATTGAGGATGCGCGGGCCGGCCGATGCTTCTTCGGCCAAGCGACGGTTCAGTTATGATGTCGACGAGAAGTTCAACTTCTTCAATCCTAAATTCGGGGTCAACGCCGAACTCTCGTCCGCTCATCGCCTTTATGCCAGCTACGCTATTGCCCATCGCGAACCTGTGCGAACCAACTTCGAGCATAACATCGACGCACAGATAGAGATGCCTCGCGCCGAACGACTGGGCGATTTGGAAGCGGGCTACGAATATCGCAGCAAGAAATTCTCCGCCGGAGCAAACCTTTATTACATGAAATACAAAGACCAGCTCGTGCCCACCGGCGAGATGAAGCTCGACAAGGCCGTCACACGCAACTTTGCTCGAAGCTATCGCATGGGTGTAGAGCTGTCGGCGACATGGAAACCCGTAGATTGGCTCGACTGGGAGGCCAACGCCACGCTCTCGAGAAACCGCGTGAAGGATGTAACGGTGAACCTCACCGATGGCTCGGTCTACACCATTGCGGGCGAAAGTCAGTTGGCATTCTCGCCCAATGCCGTGTTCAACAACGTGCTCACTTTCTCGAAGGCAGGCTTCATCGGTAGGGTGATGACTCACTTCGTGGGCGAACAGAACCTCACCAACACCGGCTTCAAAACGATGCAGACCAAGGACGCGAACAGACAGGCGACGAGCGACGTCATTTCGCTCAAACAATACGCCACCACCGACCTCGCTCTCTCTTACACCTTTGCACCTAAGACCCGGTCGATAGAGGGCGTTACCCTCGGATTGACGCTCTACAACCTCTTCTCCTCTCGATACGACAGCAACGGTTGGGCCACTCCGCAATATCGTTTAGACGGCACCACGCTCGTGGCCGAAAACACTTGGGGCCCGCGCGACAGCGATGCAGCCGGCTTCGCACCCTCGGCTCCCTTCCACATGATGGCGCATCTGAGAATTGAATTTTAA